One genomic region from Quercus robur chromosome 4, dhQueRobu3.1, whole genome shotgun sequence encodes:
- the LOC126721711 gene encoding uncharacterized protein LOC126721711, whose product MCRVFYWVWTYSGYSGDLSPKVTLEVLTGKENAVLIDVRPEVDDSVRKLLKSGRELDDTLIAAVIRNLKIFQDRSKVIVIDADGTRSKGIARSLRNLGIKKPYLVQGGFQSWVKQGLRVKDLKPETTLAVLNETIFRWVASYEGPEDFKQDVSYLLIYIYFLPVTDCISQVLGLHILGWLGRLAFPPPRCLLVLPPRPLSCGVFPNFDSIFVPRDKDVSNCEGSADLHHSPSIVEFDETSSQISCCDAQSSSELSIPKSPPALLKGSVTTLNVDVLEQTVLHVQNQLLTHLESMNPLQHESMTQVVESTFIVLDRLLVNYTPFQERVKEFIACASSFADIEQSINNEHSFQELMERYHSEKVRYDDISRIHDEIMTTFTDSNQRLHSLREEASCVKELLLRIENQLSSCEAETKELETRVGDVSRDMLESQKSLQTASQEAEEATKLCHQREQKHNAAKAALEMARIKLRQ is encoded by the exons ATGTGCAGGGTTTTTTATTGGGTGTGGACATACAGTGGTTACTCTGGAGATTTATCTCCTAAAGTAACTTTGGAGGTCTTGACTGGGAAGGAGAATGCTGTACTCATTGATGTCCGGCCTGAG GTTGATGACTCTGTAAGGAAGTTATTAAAGAGTGGAAGAGAACTGGATGACACCTTAATTGCTGCTGTCATTCgaaatttgaagatttttcag GACAGGTCCAAGGTCATAGTCATTGATGCTGATGGTACTCGCTCCAAAGGCATCGCAAGGTCCTTGAGAAATCTTGGGATTAAG AAACCATACTTGGTCCAAGGTGGCTTTCAATCTTGGGTAAAGCAGGGTCTCCGTGTTAAGGATCTCAAACCAGAGACGACACTTGCTGTACTGAATGAG ACCATCTTTCGGTGGGTTGCTTCTTATGAGGGCCCTGAAGATTTTAAGCAAGATGTGAG TTAtctgttaatatatatatattttcttccaGTGACAGATTGTATAAGTCAAGTTTTAGGACTTCATATTCTGGGTTGGTTGGGCCGGCTTGCTTTCCCTCCTCCTCGATGTTTATTAGTTCTTCCACCTCGGCCTCTCTCTTGTG GTGTTTTCCCTAATTTTGATTCCATATTTGTTCCTCGAGATAAAGATGTGTCTAATTGTGAAGGCTCTGCTGACCTGCATCATAGCCCTTCAATTGTTGAATTTGATGAGACGTCATCACAAATATCTTGTTGTGACGCTCAGTCTTCGAGTGAACTGTCAATCCCCAAGAGTCCTCCTGCTTTGCTAAAAGGCAGCGTAACAACTTTAAACGTGGATGTGCTTGAGCAGACAGTGTTGCATGTTCAAAATCAGCTTCTTACCCATCTTGAATCAATGAATCCGCTTCAACACGAGTCCATGACACAGGTGGTGGAATCTACTTTTATCGTTTTGGATCGTCTATTAGTTAATTATACACCTTTTCAAGAGCGTGTGAAGGAGTTCATTGCCTGTGCATCATCATTTGCTGATATAGAGCAGTCCATCAACAACGAACATTCTTTTCAAGAGTTGATGGAGCGGTACCATAGTGAGAAAGTAAGGTATGATGATATTTCTCGCATCCACGATGAAATAATGACTACATTTACAGACTCCAATCAGCGTCTTCACTCACTTCGTGAAGAGGCTTCCTGTGTCAAAGAGTTGCTTCTTCGAATTGAGAATCAATTGTCCAGTTGTGAGGCTGAGACTAAGGAGCTAGAGACTCGTGTAGGTGATGTTTCTAGGGATATGTTGGAGTCTCAAAAGAGTTTGCAGACTGCATCTCAGGAAGCAGAAGAGGCAACAAAACTTTGTCATCAAAGGGAGCAAAAGCATAATGCAGCCAAGGCAGCCTTAGAGATGGCAAGGATTAAGCTTCGGCAGTGA
- the LOC126721096 gene encoding uncharacterized protein LOC126721096, translating to MLPVCSATSNCASHSQISLHGLRSLSPFQKDFELKCIVEDSVFLGLPNGNQSRGEIFKAQAIKSFYSNSHSCLTKSDYLGCKISNVWSSSIGTINERRLLGRVEVNYIENSSTAAVEEEFMDLMEQSPQNSNILLGPVEPETISTTEMTPEYSTSVSDSLDMNKDTLLNSKTSIDDFLAAVNKSLSASVNNEENAVKSSLDAITSSITSITKRSTAAVDNAISGVFSTADQSRELAGNRLTSFSSDLKEAKKKASVVAVDVLRRTIVAVEDSLTNGTSFIVYSYGSAKEMLPPNIRDTLNLFEERAIELLRPVRMAFQQVYIAIEGLEKNLGLDPSDPIVPFVL from the exons ATGTTGCCTGTTTGCTCAGCCACCTCAAACTGTGCTTCTCACTCTCAG ATTTCATTACATGGACTGCGATCCTTGTCTCCATTCCAGAAGGACTTTGAGCTCAAATGTATTGTGGAAGACAGTGTTTTCTTAGGCTTGCCAAATGGAAATCAATCCCGTGGAGAAATCTTTAAAGCACAAGCTATAAAGTCTTTCTACTCTAACAGTCACTCCTGCCTTACAAAATCAGATTATTTGGGATGCAAGATTTCAAACGTCTGGAGTTCTTCAATTGGAACAATAAATGAGCGACGCCTCTTAGGAAGGGTTGAAGTGAATTATATAGAGAATTCTAGCACAGCTGCAGTGGAAGAGGAATTCATGGACTTGATGGAGCAGTCACctcaaaattcaaacattttactGGGACCTGTAGAACCTGAAACCATATCAACTACTGAAATGACACCAGAGTATTCAACCTCTGTATCTGACTCTCTAGACATGAATAAAGATACATTGCTAAATTCGAAAACAAGTATTGATGATTTCCTGGCTGCTGTTAATAAGTCCTTAAGTGCTTCAgtaaataatgaagaaaatgctGTGAAAAGCTCTCTAGATGCAATTACTTCGTCAATCACATCTATCACTAAAAGGTCTACTGCTGCAGTGGATAATGCCATTAGTGGAGTGTTTTCAACTGCTGATCAAAGCAGAGAATTGGCTGGTAATAGATTAACAAGCTTTTCAAGTGACTTGaaggaagcaaaaaaaaaagcatctgtTGTTGCTGTTGATGTATTGAGGCGTACAATTGTGGCAGTGGAGGATTCTTTGACAAATGGGACTTCCTTTATCGTTTATTCTTATGGGTCTGCTAAGGAGATGCTTCCTCCAAACATTAGGGATACTCTGAATTTGTTTGAAGAGAGAGCAATAGAACTCTTGAGGCCAGTCAGGATGGCTTTTCAACAG GTTTATATTGCTATTGAGGGGCTGGAGAAAAATTTAGGTTTGGATCCTTCGGATCCAATTGTTCCATTTGTTCTTTAA
- the LOC126724405 gene encoding beta-galactosidase 7-like, with protein MWPDLIQKAKDGGLDAIESYIFWGRNEPQRRKYDFSGNLDFVKFFKLVHEAGLYAILRIGPYITAEWNYGGVPVWVHNLPGVQIRTDNEVWKNEMQTFTTKIVNMCKEAGLFASQGGPIILSQIENEYGNVDGPYGAAGKSYIQWVAKMAVSQNTGVPWIMCQQPDAPQPMINTCNGYYCDNFTPNNPKSPKMFTENWTGWFKNWGGRDPFRTAEDVAFSVARFFESGGVFNNYYMYYGGTNFGRNAGGPYITTSYDYNAPLDEYGNPNQPKWGHLKDLHAAIKLGEKILTTGNRTSKQYGNIHLTTYADAKNGSRFCFLSNSDVSHDANVDLQQDGKYFVPAWSVSILENCSKEVYNTAKVNAQTSIMVKKQVGSSRHHKRLSWVWAPEAIKDTLRGKGTFRADLLLEQKRATADSSDYLWYMTSVNTKGKSSLENVTLRVSTQGHVLHAFVNQKYVGSQWGTNGKYNFVFEKPVSLKRGTNIITLLSTTVGLAGYGSFYDLTPVGIAGGPVELIGSNSTWNISSNQWSYKVGLNGEIRKLYNPNRANLRRWKTTLDVPVGRRLTWYKTTFKTPSGTDSVVVDLLGLGKGQAWVNGKSIGRYWPSFYANSSGCSDSCDYRGGYFAEKCVTNCGNPTQRWYHVPRSFLKNDGNTLILFEEFGGNPLNVSFQTVTIGTVCGNAYEGHELDLSCQGGKTISEIKFASYGDPQGKCGSFKKGSYEATSSFSVVENACIGRESCSITVSSATFGTSNHGSVNGRLAVEAVC; from the coding sequence ATGTGGCCAGATCTTATTCAAAAGGCAAAGGATGGTGGGCTGGACGCAATCGAATCATACATCTTTTGGGGTCGCAATGAGCCACAGCGTCGCAAGTATGATTTCTCAGGAAATCTAGACTTCGTCAAATTCTTCAAGCTGGTTCATGAAGCTGGACTCTATGCCATTCTACGCATCGGTCCTTACATTACTGCCGAATGGAACTATGGGGGTGTCCCTGTGTGGGTACACAATTTGCCAGGTGTTCAGATAAGGACAGATAATGAGGTGTGGAAGAATGAAATGCAAACATTCACAACCAAGATAGTAAACATGTGCAAAGAAGCAGGCTTGTTTGCTTCACAAGGGGGACCAATCATCCTTTCACAGATTGAAAACGAGTATGGGAACGTCGATGGACCTTACGGAGCAGCAGGGAAATCCTACATTCAATGGGTTGCTAAAATGGCTGTATCCCAAAACACTGGCGTCCCCTGGATTATGTGCCAACAACCAGATGCTCCACAACCCATGATCAATACTTGCAATGgttattattgtgataattttACACCAAACAATCCTAAGAGTCCAAAAATGTTCACTGAGAATTGGACTGGATGGTTCAAGAACTGGGGTGGCAGAGACCCTTTCAGAACTGCTGAAGATGTGGCATTCTCAGTTGCACGGTTTTTTGAATCCGGCGGAGTTTTCAACAACTATTATATGTACTATGGAGGAACCAACTTTGGACGCAATGCTGGAGGTCCATACATCACAACTTCTTATGATTACAATGCCCCACTTGATGAATATGGGAATCCCAATCAACCTAAGTGGGGGCATCTCAAGGATCTCCATGCTGCTATCAAATTGGGAGAAAAGATTCTTACTACTGGCAATAGGACTTCCAAGCAATATGGCAACATTCATCTGACCACATATGCTGACGCTAAGAATGGGAGCAGATTCTGTTTCTTGAGCAATTCAGATGTTTCACATGATGCCAATGTTGACTTGCAACAAGATGGTAAATACTTTGTGCCTGCTTGGTCTGTCAGCATTCTTGAAAATTGTAGCAAGGAAGTGTACAACACTGCAAAAGTTAATGCCCAAACATCAATTATGGTTAAGAAACAAGTTGGTAGCAGCCGTCATCATAAACGGCTCTCTTGGGTGTGGGCACCAGAGGCAATAAAAGACACACTAAGAGGAAAAGGTACATTCAGAGCAGATCTACTCCTTGAACAAAAGCGAGCAACAGCTGATTCTAGTGACTATTTGTGGTACATGACTAGTGTTAACACGAAAGGAAAATCATCTTTGGAGAATGTGACTTTGCGTGTAAGCACCCAAGGTCATGTTCTTCATGCTTTTGTTAACCAAAAGTACGTTGGTTCTCAATGGGGCACAAATGGCAAATACAATTTTGTGTTTGAGAAACCTGTATCTCTAAAGCGTGGGACTAACATTATAACTTTACTTAGTACCACAGTTGGATTGGCAGGCTATGGTTCTTTTTATGATCTTACTCCCGTTGGTATAGCAGGAGGCCCTGTAGAATTGATTGGATCCAATTCTACTTGGAATATATCATCCAACCAATGGTCTTACAAGGTAGGATTGAATGGTGAGATCAGAAAACTATACAATCCAAATAGAGCCAATCTGAGGAGGTGGAAAACTACGCTGGATGTTCCTGTAGGGAGACGTTTGACATGGTATAAAACCACTTTCAAAACTCCTTCTGGTACAGACTCAGTGGTGGTGGACTTGCTAGGTTTGGGCAAAGGTCAAGCTTGGGTGAATGGGAAAAGCATTGGACGCTATTGGCCTTCATTCTACGCTAATAGCAGTGGATGCAGTGATTCATGTGATTACCGTGGAGGGTACTTTGCTGAAAAATGTGTGACAAATTGTGGCAATCCAACCCAAAGGTGGTACCATGTGCCAAGATCATTCCTCAAGAATGACGGAAACACATTGATTTTGTTTGAAGAATTCGGTGGAAATCCTCTGAATGTGTCTTTCCAAACAGTCACGATTGGAACTGTGTGTGGAAATGCATACGAGGGCCACGAATTGGATCTTTCATGCCAAGGTGGGAAAACCATCTCAGAAATCAAATTTGCAAGTTATGGGGACCCTCAAGGAAAGTGCGGTTCATTCAAGAAAGGTTCTTATGAGGCTACCAGTAGTTTCTCTGTGGTGGAAAATGCATGCATTGGGAGGGAAAGTTGTTCCATCACTGTGTCATCTGCAACATTCGGAACGTCCAACCATGGCAGTGTCAATGGAAGATTGGCAGTGGAAGCTGTCTGCTAA
- the LOC126721712 gene encoding uncharacterized protein LOC126721712, with protein MDAVTSTKTSSQEVPNAECPFWQYVTKVEKPPSATRQEGSDSTNPVDGKRRKVTGISPIEKAFQNTARHELDSRIVRMFYTGGLPFNFARNPYYRNSYAYDATHSIPSYVPLGYNALRTTLLQKERAHVERLLKPIKDSWLENGVSIVFNRWSDPQRRPLINIMAVSNGGPVFIKAINGSGEFKDKHYIAGVLKDAIKEIGHEKVVQVITDNANVMKSIGALIEGEYPKIFWTPCVVHTLNLALKNICAAKNTEKNEVTYEECSWITRIANDASFIRVFIMNHSMRLAMFNEFSPLKLLQVADTRFASIVVMLKRLKLIKRCLQAMAISEQWASYREDDVGKALKVKDMILSDLWWDKVDYILEFTTPIYDMLQVADTDKPYFHLMYEMWDSMIEKVKAAICQHEGLKDDEYSSFWSVVYDILIDRWTKNCTPLHCLAHSLNPKYYSIEWLSKNPKRISPHRDHEISIERSKCLDRYFEDESELKVVKFEFAAFSEGGFLHQLP; from the exons ATGGATGCAGTTACTAGCACAAAAACTTCATCTCAAGAAGTGCCAAATGCTGAATGTCCTTTTTGGCAGTATGTGACTAAAGTAGAAAAACCACCTAGTGCTACC AGACAGGAAGGGAGTGATAGTACAAATCCGGTTGATGGTAAGAGGAGGAAGGTGACTGGGATTTCTCCTATTGAGAAAGCATTCCAGAATACTGCTAGACATGAATTGGATAGTAGAATTGTTAGGATGTTTTACACTGGTGGGCTTCCATTTAACTTTGCAAGGAACCCATATTATCGTAATTCCTATGCATATGATGCTACCCATAGCATCCCAAGTTATGTTCCTCTTGGATACAATGCCTTGAGaacaacacttttacaaaaagaaagagctCATGTTGAAAGACTCTTAAAACCAATTAAGGACTCTTGGCTTGAAAATGGTGTAAGCATAGTTTTTAATAGATGGTCAGACCCACAAAGGAGGcctcttattaatattatggcTGTATCAAATGGGGGTCCAGTGTTTATAAAGGCAATTAATGGGTCAGGTGAGTTCAAAGACAAACATTATATTGCTGGGGTGTTGAAGGATGCTATAAAAGAGATTGGACATGAAAAAGTTGTCCAAGTCATCACtgataatgctaatgtgatgaaGTCTATTGGAGCTCTTATTGAAGGTGAgtatcctaaaatattttggacaccCTGTGTTGTCCACACTCTCAATCTAgctttgaagaatatttgtgCAGCAAAAAACACTGAAAAGAATGAAGTTACATATGAGGAATGTAGTTGGATTACACGTATTGCTAATGATGCATCCTTCATACGTGTTTTTATTATGAACCATTCAATGAGGTTGGCAATGTTTAATGAATTTAGTCCATTAAAACTACTCCAAGTTGCTGATACTAGATTTGCTTCGATTGTTGTAATGTTGAAAAGgttgaagttgataaaaagatgccttcAAGCCATGGCTATTAGTGAGCAATGGGCTTCTTATAGGGAGGATGATGTTGGAAAAGCTCTAAAGGTAAAAGATATGATTCTAAGTGATCTTTGGTGGGATAAAGTTGATTATATCCTAGAATTCACAACACCTATTTATGATATGCTACAAGTAGCCGACACAGATAAGCCTTATTTTCATCTTATGTATGAGATGTGGGATTCAATGATAGAGAAGGTGAAGGCAGCAATATGTCAGCACGAAGGCTTGAAAGATGATGAGTATAGCTCATTTTGGAGTGTGGTGTATGATATACTCATTGATCGATGGACTAAAAATTGTACACCACTACATTGCTTGGCTCATTCCTTAAATCCTAA GTATTACTCCATTGAATGGCTTTCGAAGAATCCAAAACGCATCTCTCCACATCGGGATCATGAAATTTCTATAGAAAGGAGCAAATGTTTGGATCGATACTTTGAAGATGAGAGTGAATTAAAGGTGGTGAAGTTTGAGTTTGCTGCATTTTCAGAGGGAGGTTTCCTTCACCAGCTGCCTTGA